In the Flavobacterium acetivorans genome, one interval contains:
- a CDS encoding YeiH family protein has product MIFGILALFCLSGFISPAIALLLGLVVANLSGHPFLEFNHKATNILLQISVVGLGFGMNVNSALSAGKEGFLFTVASIFSTLILGFFLGKWLRIEKKTSHLISCGTAICGGSAIAAIAPVIKSDEKQTSVALGVIFILNSIALFLFPALGHWLDLSQQEFGLWCAIAIHDTSSVVGAANKYGPEALQIATTIKLARALWIIPVALMTAVLFKNKSGKLKIPYFIGLFILAMLMNTYVPQMTIVSPYLVSMAKIGLTITLFLIGAGLNFNVLKLVGLKPLFQGILLWGFIAVAALFSIMYFN; this is encoded by the coding sequence ATGATCTTTGGCATATTAGCCCTATTTTGTCTTTCAGGTTTTATTTCACCAGCCATTGCTCTTTTGTTGGGCTTGGTTGTAGCAAATTTGTCAGGACATCCTTTTTTAGAATTCAATCATAAAGCTACCAATATTTTGTTGCAAATTTCAGTAGTTGGACTTGGCTTCGGGATGAATGTAAACAGCGCATTAAGCGCCGGAAAAGAAGGCTTTTTATTTACAGTCGCTTCAATATTTAGCACATTGATTTTAGGTTTTTTCCTTGGGAAATGGTTGCGCATTGAAAAGAAAACTTCTCATTTAATCTCTTGTGGAACGGCTATTTGTGGAGGAAGCGCCATTGCAGCGATTGCACCAGTGATAAAATCGGATGAAAAGCAAACCTCGGTGGCTCTGGGTGTTATTTTTATCTTGAACTCTATTGCTTTGTTCTTATTTCCCGCTCTAGGGCATTGGTTGGATTTATCCCAACAAGAATTTGGTTTATGGTGTGCCATTGCCATTCATGACACCAGTTCCGTAGTGGGAGCCGCCAATAAATACGGACCGGAAGCCTTACAAATTGCAACAACGATAAAATTGGCCAGAGCTTTATGGATTATTCCTGTAGCTCTAATGACTGCCGTATTGTTTAAAAATAAGTCCGGAAAGCTTAAAATTCCGTATTTTATTGGATTGTTTATTCTGGCAATGCTTATGAATACTTATGTTCCTCAAATGACTATTGTATCGCCATATTTGGTTTCAATGGCTAAAATTGGGCTAACAATTACTTTATTTTTAATAGGCGCAGGATTAAACTTTAATGTCTTAAAATTAGTTGGTTTAAAACCGTTGTTTCAGGGTATTTTGCTTTGGGGATTCATTGCTGTCGCAGCATTATTCTCGATTATGTATTTCAACTAA
- a CDS encoding zinc dependent phospholipase C family protein: MKNIKFKPTIVLLSAIAIGFLTLSWGIIGHERINNAAVMALPKPLQIFFYNHIDFITTESTVPDVRKYAVNDKAEGPRHYFDMENYGSTDSFPKTLEEAKQKYDAKFLDKNGILPWYIQDMMVKLTKAFKEKRKTEILFLASDLGHYIADAHMPLHTSDNHDGQNTNQKGIHSLWESRLPELFAKNYKFNTTSAVYIEDVEKATWDIMFDTHSLVEPLLAIDKGLRTATPENKLYVMDAAGNIAKNKYNGVIYSDEYATKLHTALNGMVENQMKKAIAATSSFWYTAWVNAGKPDLSNLDAKELTNYNQKGLKRDLKLWEKGKLFGLESEKEF; the protein is encoded by the coding sequence ATGAAAAATATTAAATTTAAACCTACAATTGTATTGTTAAGTGCAATAGCTATTGGTTTTCTAACTTTGTCGTGGGGAATTATCGGACACGAAAGAATAAATAATGCCGCTGTAATGGCGTTGCCCAAACCACTGCAGATTTTTTTTTACAACCATATTGATTTCATCACTACAGAATCGACGGTTCCTGATGTAAGAAAATATGCGGTAAATGACAAAGCCGAAGGACCACGTCACTATTTTGACATGGAAAATTATGGTAGTACCGACAGCTTTCCAAAAACTTTGGAAGAAGCCAAACAAAAATACGATGCGAAGTTCTTGGACAAAAACGGAATATTGCCTTGGTATATTCAAGACATGATGGTTAAATTGACTAAAGCTTTTAAAGAAAAAAGAAAAACTGAAATCTTGTTTTTAGCCTCAGATCTTGGACATTACATTGCCGATGCGCACATGCCATTGCATACTTCGGACAATCATGACGGACAAAACACCAACCAAAAAGGAATTCATTCTTTGTGGGAAAGCAGATTACCGGAATTATTCGCCAAAAATTACAAATTCAACACGACATCTGCAGTTTATATTGAAGATGTAGAGAAAGCAACTTGGGATATTATGTTTGACACCCATAGTTTAGTTGAGCCGTTATTGGCCATAGATAAAGGTTTAAGAACAGCGACTCCTGAGAATAAACTATATGTTATGGATGCAGCCGGAAACATTGCAAAAAATAAATACAATGGAGTAATCTATTCGGATGAATATGCCACTAAATTGCATACAGCTTTAAACGGAATGGTCGAAAATCAAATGAAAAAAGCTATTGCAGCAACTTCTAGTTTTTGGTACACTGCTTGGGTAAATGCAGGGAAACCAGATTTAAGTAATCTTGATGCAAAAGAATTGACAAACTACAATCAGAAAGGCCTAAAAAGAGATCTGAAGCTTTGGGAAAAAGGAAAGCTTTTTGGATTAGAAAGTGAAAAGGAATTTTAA
- a CDS encoding YoaK family protein has protein sequence MFRHQGINRTFIHNLRLATLLSFVAGIVNITGVLAVKTLTTNVTGHFAFFAEEVIKDNYVAAITFFIFTLFFLLGSFTSNFLAELVAQKKPHLLHVIPISIEIAILTSVGFFAKAADLSSLEGKYIAFSMLFAMGIQNSLVTKISKSIVRTTHLTGLFTDLGIELSQLFFYKKESQRKSLKASISLRLSIIIFFFIGCISGGFMYTFLELKTLFVSAFFLLIALMYDYIRLQFLVIKRKRITSHLS, from the coding sequence ATGTTTCGGCATCAAGGAATAAATAGAACTTTCATTCATAATTTACGTTTGGCTACTCTACTTTCATTTGTTGCTGGAATTGTAAATATTACTGGGGTTTTGGCGGTAAAAACGTTGACAACTAATGTAACAGGTCATTTTGCTTTTTTTGCTGAAGAAGTCATTAAAGATAATTATGTGGCCGCAATCACCTTTTTTATTTTTACTCTTTTCTTTTTATTGGGATCTTTTACCTCCAATTTTTTAGCGGAATTGGTAGCGCAAAAAAAACCTCATTTGCTCCATGTAATTCCAATTTCTATAGAGATTGCCATTTTAACATCAGTTGGTTTTTTTGCCAAAGCAGCAGATCTGTCCTCGTTAGAAGGGAAATACATTGCTTTTTCGATGCTTTTTGCTATGGGGATCCAAAATTCACTGGTTACGAAAATATCAAAATCTATCGTGAGAACAACTCATCTAACAGGCCTTTTTACTGATTTGGGAATTGAGTTGTCACAATTGTTTTTTTATAAAAAAGAAAGCCAAAGAAAAAGCCTAAAGGCTAGTATTTCTTTGCGACTATCCATAATAATTTTCTTTTTTATTGGCTGTATTTCGGGAGGTTTTATGTATACTTTTCTCGAATTGAAAACACTTTTTGTGAGTGCTTTTTTTCTTCTAATTGCCCTTATGTACGATTACATCAGATTGCAATTTTTGGTAATCAAAAGAAAAAGAATCACTTCTCACCTTAGTTGA